One segment of Acidianus sp. HS-5 DNA contains the following:
- a CDS encoding STK_08120 family protein — MKEVYLKISHEPDVVLYIFSDPNFALPKIMPGYESHSADVDGTFRVIGVVGIYPYVLQGRVFKGSVVKYVFRMEDGLEGAGNIDISAEGDKLKLTIDYDGSAKSQFESAFEKAMKKVSKKIDEEIRLERIKRKI; from the coding sequence ATGAAGGAGGTATATCTTAAAATATCTCACGAGCCGGATGTAGTACTTTACATTTTTTCAGATCCAAACTTCGCGTTACCTAAGATTATGCCGGGCTATGAGAGCCACAGTGCAGATGTTGACGGGACTTTCAGAGTTATAGGTGTTGTAGGAATTTACCCTTACGTATTGCAGGGGAGAGTATTTAAAGGGAGTGTAGTTAAATACGTTTTCAGGATGGAGGACGGTCTTGAAGGCGCTGGAAATATTGACATATCAGCAGAAGGTGATAAGCTTAAGTTAACCATTGATTACGATGGTTCAGCAAAGTCGCAGTTTGAGTCTGCATTTGAGAAAGCTATGAAGAAGGTTTCTAAAAAGATAGACGAGGAGATAAGGCTTGAGAGGATAAAAAGGAAAATATAA
- a CDS encoding AAA family ATPase: MRELILMVARANKSDVNAVRVRMKATLLAHLGVSPGDYVEIEGERKTIASVWLSDEKADIIRMDEVTRKNAGVKPGDRVIIRRANPVKATNVELLPELDLPVDPGFVSYVKKEIQGKPIIRGNLVPIPVLGKRVLFTVVKTDPGDVVVVSEETDLKVYGRQTVKVSPKAVKYSDIGGMKDVIDKIIKYVENPLTVSYKLAEVGLTPLKSILIYGPPGVGKTLLASAISNETKHYFIYVDCRYKVDLTDIFDEAMKHSPAIVFLDNLYSLKDTEALTFDKLENVTVIGASRTNQLRDKFNLEIEIKLPDKNGRLEILQILTRKLPVEADLEKVAEVTEGFSGADLERLVKVALFNVLSKGEKITTDDLLNAMKEIRKKGLT; the protein is encoded by the coding sequence ATGAGAGAACTAATACTCATGGTGGCAAGGGCAAACAAGAGCGACGTCAACGCGGTAAGGGTGAGGATGAAAGCCACACTCCTCGCACACTTGGGAGTAAGCCCCGGAGACTACGTAGAGATTGAAGGGGAGAGGAAGACAATAGCATCCGTGTGGCTGTCAGATGAGAAGGCTGACATAATAAGGATGGACGAGGTAACTAGAAAGAACGCAGGAGTAAAGCCCGGGGACAGGGTGATAATCAGGAGAGCGAACCCCGTAAAGGCTACTAACGTAGAGTTATTACCTGAACTCGACCTTCCAGTAGACCCGGGCTTTGTCTCTTATGTAAAGAAAGAAATACAAGGAAAGCCCATTATAAGGGGTAACCTAGTCCCAATACCAGTCCTAGGGAAGAGGGTACTATTCACAGTAGTAAAGACAGATCCTGGGGACGTCGTAGTAGTTTCTGAAGAGACCGACTTAAAGGTCTACGGTAGGCAGACAGTAAAGGTCTCCCCAAAGGCTGTAAAGTACAGTGATATAGGAGGGATGAAAGACGTAATAGACAAAATCATAAAATACGTAGAGAACCCACTCACTGTATCATATAAGTTAGCTGAAGTTGGATTAACACCATTAAAAAGTATCTTAATTTATGGCCCCCCAGGTGTAGGTAAGACTTTACTTGCTTCAGCAATCTCAAACGAGACTAAACATTATTTCATATACGTGGATTGCAGGTATAAGGTAGACCTCACAGATATCTTTGACGAAGCAATGAAACACTCCCCCGCAATTGTCTTCTTAGATAACCTTTACTCACTTAAGGATACGGAGGCATTAACGTTTGACAAGTTAGAGAACGTGACAGTTATTGGTGCTTCAAGGACTAACCAACTGAGGGATAAGTTTAACTTAGAAATTGAAATTAAGTTGCCTGACAAAAACGGTAGACTCGAGATACTGCAAATCCTCACTAGGAAGTTACCTGTAGAGGCTGACCTAGAAAAGGTCGCAGAAGTGACAGAAGGGTTCAGTGGGGCAGACTTAGAAAGGTTAGTAAAGGTAGCACTGTTTAACGTACTATCTAAAGGAGAGAAAATTACCACTGACGATTTATTAAACGCTATGAAGGAAATAAGGAAAAAAGGGCTGACCTAA
- a CDS encoding class I SAM-dependent methyltransferase has protein sequence MFEASKYDSWFLKNQNVLESEALLLKYMLEPNPGKALSVGCGSGLFEFILKTRYGITINECVEPSPAMAEVAKSRGLNVKIGQAENLPFEDSSFDTVILNGVLDYANDDAKAVKEAYRILKAGGHIIVADVIAEGSYGLLYKIAELLGSWEDNYIARVRPQNPYNIEYVKQAKWHTVEEIRKLLEDAGFVVVKIAQTLTRHPKYSNESVEYPTDGYDRGDYVAFKGWKPY, from the coding sequence ATGTTTGAGGCAAGCAAATACGACTCATGGTTCCTTAAAAACCAAAACGTACTTGAATCAGAAGCACTTCTATTAAAATACATGTTAGAACCGAACCCTGGGAAAGCGTTAAGTGTAGGTTGCGGTTCCGGTCTCTTCGAGTTCATACTCAAAACTAGGTATGGGATAACAATAAATGAGTGCGTAGAGCCCAGTCCTGCAATGGCTGAAGTAGCTAAATCCAGAGGGCTCAACGTAAAAATAGGTCAAGCAGAAAACCTACCTTTCGAGGACTCAAGCTTTGATACGGTAATCTTAAACGGAGTCCTAGACTACGCAAACGACGACGCAAAAGCCGTAAAGGAGGCGTACAGAATTTTAAAGGCAGGAGGACATATAATAGTGGCAGACGTTATTGCAGAAGGCTCTTACGGTCTCCTCTATAAGATAGCAGAACTCCTCGGTTCTTGGGAAGACAACTACATAGCTAGGGTAAGGCCACAAAACCCCTACAACATAGAATACGTAAAGCAAGCAAAATGGCACACCGTCGAGGAGATAAGAAAGCTCTTAGAGGACGCCGGTTTCGTAGTTGTAAAAATTGCGCAGACCCTCACTAGACATCCAAAGTACTCCAACGAGTCTGTAGAGTACCCTACTGACGGCTACGACAGAGGAGATTATGTAGCATTTAAGGGTTGGAAACCCTATTAG
- a CDS encoding TM1812 family CRISPR-associated protein → MTCLIYIAGNVGGYKVVNYVIDKGSNQIKVPTFFSAHALYKAFNPDKVVVLLPDSLIKDTSGNPDDVKKAYRDLISTHARGLNLDQQTVSEINSFLEKLEIFLVPNVGIGKAIKSVNGKVVDTRPSENYTKDRNPVFIFNVVYSVLQKLHCDHYMIDLTHGTNVLIAAVLTAGSLFDSTFYAAPIIGSPDQGATVKVVDLTDLINAMKDALMISSSIEMLDERYFRDYSSELHSLNPNNFKDKNLISRIKSSDPGMIIDLLWNIRNGFTVNAVKGMIDVSNKVQVLENDVNNLTSYFIDWVNNQDLDVKDIILSHFYSTLKVKDILMNGDDLTVLRYLLDLYVNAKLYDKALSLARELPVAFCLKHHGGGTFGDNEKHKNCDELVKEYYKLEHGTIIQYRNMLMHGGLSVDLKVTVNGNGSLNSNKVNKNDIEKLVKELGEYVDEAISKVKNS, encoded by the coding sequence ATGACTTGTCTAATTTACATAGCAGGAAACGTTGGAGGATATAAAGTCGTGAACTACGTAATTGATAAGGGCAGTAACCAAATTAAGGTGCCTACGTTCTTTTCAGCACACGCGCTTTACAAAGCTTTTAACCCTGATAAAGTAGTAGTTTTACTCCCTGACAGTTTAATAAAAGATACTTCAGGTAATCCTGACGACGTGAAAAAAGCGTATAGGGATTTAATCAGTACTCACGCTAGAGGACTTAACCTTGACCAACAGACGGTAAGTGAGATTAATTCCTTCCTTGAAAAACTGGAGATTTTCCTTGTACCTAACGTGGGAATAGGCAAGGCAATAAAAAGCGTCAACGGCAAGGTTGTTGATACCAGACCGTCAGAGAACTACACTAAGGACAGGAACCCGGTCTTTATCTTTAACGTAGTTTACTCTGTCTTACAAAAACTTCACTGTGACCATTATATGATAGACTTAACACACGGCACTAACGTGTTAATTGCTGCAGTATTAACTGCGGGCTCACTTTTCGATTCCACTTTCTATGCAGCTCCTATAATCGGTAGTCCAGACCAAGGTGCTACAGTTAAAGTAGTCGATCTCACTGATTTAATTAATGCGATGAAGGACGCCCTCATGATATCTTCATCAATAGAGATGCTTGACGAGAGGTACTTTAGGGATTATAGTAGTGAGTTACACAGCCTTAATCCTAATAATTTTAAGGACAAGAACCTCATTTCTAGGATTAAAAGTTCAGACCCGGGGATGATAATAGACCTGTTATGGAACATAAGGAACGGTTTTACTGTTAATGCGGTTAAGGGCATGATTGACGTGTCCAATAAAGTCCAAGTGTTAGAGAACGACGTTAATAACCTTACTTCCTATTTTATCGACTGGGTTAATAACCAAGACCTTGACGTTAAAGATATTATCCTCTCCCATTTTTACTCTACGCTGAAGGTTAAGGATATCCTCATGAATGGAGACGACCTAACTGTCCTGAGGTACCTATTAGACCTTTACGTTAATGCTAAACTTTACGATAAGGCTTTGTCTTTAGCTAGGGAACTTCCGGTAGCTTTTTGCTTGAAACACCACGGCGGAGGTACTTTTGGTGATAATGAAAAGCATAAGAACTGTGATGAACTTGTGAAGGAATATTATAAGCTGGAACACGGTACTATTATACAATATAGGAATATGCTAATGCACGGAGGTTTATCCGTAGACCTCAAGGTCACCGTTAATGGAAACGGTAGCTTAAACTCAAATAAGGTAAATAAGAACGATATAGAGAAACTAGTCAAAGAGTTAGGTGAATACGTCGATGAGGCAATAAGCAAAGTTAAAAATTCCTAG
- a CDS encoding ATP-binding protein encodes MADIPSLIEDAKKRVKGEIIGMVSRVYPAEYGEEEREVKIEVSFDTYLKSRILIGSYLGISLPVSKTLMLARVKAVARQDILAISKVPSLTPLENASGLLTPLVITVELLSEEVEGEVNPPSSPIDPQSPVFLPSIDFIKEMLGVPEEGISVGKVVEGYREIEVDVKLSKEALKHHVLIVGTTGAGKTNALKVIMKNSTSPLIVFDIQGDYITPAVNMGGSIIVPVTRDYQMGVMEFLDVFLKRSNLNGFKAIYDKGNRFIIESEGKKAYVYLVGFRLWDNYKLLPDISPYFTPQGGEFFKDISDYCVGKNAVIDNWDELCSEEMENRRLHRETQNNILRSVYLLAKSGIIDVSYGKGYYEEPDYEEILKTKAVVDLRWALERGVDSATISAFLIINKLFKIIDDRYKNEGNETDYLMVFDEAHEYFPQGRKEENKEPLERLINKIMRLGRVRGIGTILATHRPTDLNDLILTLTNTKIAMRADEDALKKIGMDDFAKVLNASPPGYGIISSFSIKVNNLAFRSIKYQ; translated from the coding sequence GTGGCAGATATACCTTCGTTAATAGAAGACGCAAAGAAGAGAGTAAAAGGAGAAATAATAGGCATGGTCTCAAGGGTTTATCCTGCAGAGTACGGAGAAGAAGAGAGGGAAGTTAAGATAGAAGTATCCTTCGATACTTACTTAAAAAGCAGGATACTCATAGGCTCTTATCTTGGAATCTCTTTGCCCGTGTCTAAGACTTTAATGCTTGCAAGGGTAAAGGCTGTGGCAAGGCAGGATATTTTAGCAATTTCAAAGGTACCTTCGTTAACTCCTTTGGAGAACGCAAGCGGGCTTTTAACTCCACTAGTCATTACAGTGGAACTCCTTTCAGAAGAAGTGGAAGGAGAAGTCAATCCGCCATCGTCACCAATAGACCCCCAGAGCCCAGTATTCCTCCCGTCAATTGACTTCATAAAGGAAATGCTAGGTGTACCAGAAGAAGGGATAAGCGTAGGGAAAGTAGTGGAAGGTTATAGGGAAATAGAAGTCGATGTTAAGCTGAGTAAAGAAGCTTTAAAGCACCACGTCTTAATAGTCGGGACTACTGGAGCGGGAAAGACGAACGCCCTAAAGGTAATAATGAAGAACTCTACCTCACCGTTAATAGTTTTTGACATACAAGGTGACTACATAACCCCTGCAGTAAACATGGGAGGTTCAATAATTGTACCAGTAACTAGGGACTATCAGATGGGCGTAATGGAGTTCCTCGACGTTTTCCTGAAGAGGAGTAACTTAAACGGTTTTAAGGCAATTTACGACAAGGGAAACAGGTTCATAATAGAAAGTGAAGGAAAGAAGGCTTACGTCTACTTAGTAGGTTTCAGGCTGTGGGATAATTATAAGCTATTGCCAGATATATCTCCATATTTTACTCCTCAAGGGGGAGAGTTCTTTAAGGACATTTCAGACTACTGCGTAGGTAAGAACGCAGTAATAGACAATTGGGATGAACTATGCTCAGAAGAAATGGAGAATAGGAGATTGCACAGAGAAACACAGAACAACATCCTAAGGTCGGTGTATTTGCTTGCAAAGAGCGGTATAATTGACGTCTCCTACGGCAAGGGGTATTATGAAGAGCCAGACTATGAAGAAATACTCAAAACTAAGGCTGTAGTCGATTTAAGGTGGGCTTTAGAGAGGGGAGTAGACTCAGCCACAATTTCCGCCTTCCTCATTATCAATAAGCTATTTAAGATAATTGACGACCGTTATAAGAATGAAGGGAATGAGACGGATTACTTAATGGTATTTGACGAAGCACATGAATACTTTCCGCAAGGGAGGAAAGAGGAGAACAAGGAACCCTTAGAGAGGTTGATTAATAAGATAATGAGGTTAGGCAGAGTAAGGGGGATAGGTACTATACTTGCAACGCACAGACCTACTGACCTCAACGACTTAATACTCACACTTACTAACACAAAAATTGCAATGAGGGCTGACGAAGACGCATTAAAGAAGATAGGAATGGATGATTTTGCGAAGGTCTTAAATGCCTCCCCGCCGGGGTATGGGATTATATCTTCATTTAGTATAAAAGTGAATAACCTAGCTTTTAGGAGTATAAAATACCAGTAA
- a CDS encoding DNA double-strand break repair nuclease NurA has protein sequence MEFAETIKSLFSLLTSFDEPYLGVSPPVNIEDSTPVEVEGELEDCEPLDKFAYLDSSSRMISVRGANIYFASLYANLVEEQIMIPLQTDLPFMAIKASEEVRNIIDNTIHDIVLTKNVNDVPYDENYKDDNILDELRILLENYAIEKSSYVAIVDGPVVPGPYLQMVGEPYRSAFITLARQRKKEKLIGVVKRLNYTRKLRRSGLAIPKNLYNATDDVIVEFLGRGKDVFLTPVLKEESEDFTRYMVYVKVRNGVFRVESTERGLLCKGVSTSIKYSSFRGIPEFIEVADRISKKLSASAFIFAFNIAKETTGVNYDDWESLKLANVDTGE, from the coding sequence ATGGAGTTTGCGGAAACAATAAAGTCGCTCTTCAGCTTACTCACATCATTTGACGAGCCTTACTTAGGGGTTTCTCCCCCAGTAAACATTGAAGATTCTACACCGGTAGAAGTTGAAGGAGAACTTGAGGACTGCGAGCCTCTCGATAAGTTTGCGTACCTAGACTCCTCATCCAGGATGATAAGCGTCAGGGGAGCAAACATATATTTTGCCTCCCTTTACGCTAACTTAGTAGAAGAACAAATAATGATACCCCTCCAGACCGACTTACCTTTCATGGCAATAAAGGCATCTGAAGAGGTGAGGAATATAATAGATAACACTATCCACGACATAGTATTGACTAAGAATGTGAACGACGTGCCATACGACGAGAATTATAAGGATGACAACATACTAGACGAGTTGAGGATATTACTAGAGAATTACGCGATCGAAAAGTCGTCCTACGTTGCAATAGTCGACGGCCCAGTAGTCCCAGGACCTTACTTACAGATGGTAGGAGAACCTTACAGGTCTGCATTCATTACTTTAGCAAGACAACGCAAAAAGGAGAAACTTATAGGCGTAGTTAAGAGGCTAAATTACACCAGAAAACTTAGGAGATCTGGCTTGGCTATACCAAAAAACTTATACAACGCTACAGACGACGTAATAGTTGAATTCCTTGGCAGGGGAAAGGATGTATTCCTCACCCCGGTATTGAAAGAGGAAAGTGAAGATTTCACAAGGTACATGGTTTACGTGAAAGTCAGAAACGGAGTGTTTAGAGTAGAGAGCACGGAAAGGGGACTCCTTTGCAAAGGTGTCTCCACTTCAATAAAATACTCCTCATTTAGGGGGATACCGGAGTTCATTGAAGTCGCTGACAGGATTTCAAAGAAGTTGAGCGCCTCGGCTTTTATCTTCGCCTTTAACATAGCCAAAGAGACTACAGGAGTCAATTACGACGACTGGGAAAGCTTGAAGTTAGCAAACGTTGATACTGGTGAGTAA
- a CDS encoding MFS transporter, which produces MLPKIIPYWVLVFSIGFGWFILAPLVEVIVSRFNIPLTSALFIISAYGYTMAILGLLAGYISAKFTVKTSLYSSALLTFIGLLGRGFSSNFTLFLIFSIIAAIGYPLAIAPVGSIAEAIFKKKPHTFVGISVGILFLGMSIGSFLGPSIYESLGFRLTMLTPAILSAISLFLILVGIKDYPKYYTRSLRGAFKVGMVKNWYIGLAISSILVMLGSIGSVVLELHGLFAIAAVALGGLFSGLSLLGSALGAIILPTIFENYNTRIGIVLSGSLTFLSAVLVVYGLEFTVSILLISSSYFIFGFFGNAYWSMTLTSTMNYVKDPAEAGVATSMYSVISNVGVAFIPVFLGSLFSDSRTIVIAGIIVIIMELTAGLLSFTLKTRS; this is translated from the coding sequence ATGTTGCCCAAAATAATTCCATATTGGGTTCTCGTTTTTTCAATAGGTTTTGGTTGGTTTATCTTAGCCCCCTTGGTAGAAGTTATAGTTTCTAGGTTTAACATTCCCTTAACCTCGGCATTATTCATAATATCAGCTTACGGGTATACTATGGCGATATTAGGATTATTAGCAGGCTATATTTCAGCAAAATTTACAGTAAAGACGTCCTTATACTCTTCTGCATTATTAACTTTCATAGGACTTCTTGGTAGAGGATTTTCATCAAATTTTACCTTATTTTTAATATTCTCTATAATAGCCGCAATAGGCTATCCCTTGGCTATAGCACCAGTAGGAAGTATTGCCGAAGCTATTTTCAAGAAGAAACCTCACACTTTTGTAGGAATAAGCGTAGGTATTCTCTTTTTAGGAATGTCAATAGGCTCTTTCTTAGGGCCATCAATTTATGAATCATTAGGCTTTAGATTAACTATGCTCACACCGGCAATACTATCTGCTATTAGCTTATTCCTCATTTTAGTAGGAATTAAGGATTATCCTAAATATTATACTAGGTCATTAAGAGGAGCTTTTAAGGTAGGGATGGTTAAAAACTGGTATATAGGATTAGCAATATCCTCAATTCTAGTAATGCTTGGGAGCATAGGATCAGTAGTCTTAGAACTACACGGATTATTTGCCATTGCAGCTGTAGCCCTAGGAGGGTTATTTAGTGGTTTATCATTACTGGGATCAGCACTCGGTGCTATAATCTTACCTACTATATTTGAGAATTACAATACCAGAATAGGAATAGTATTGTCTGGAAGTTTAACCTTCTTATCGGCAGTGTTAGTCGTATACGGTCTAGAATTTACTGTTAGCATTCTTTTAATTTCTTCAAGTTATTTCATCTTCGGATTCTTCGGAAACGCGTATTGGTCAATGACACTAACCTCTACCATGAATTACGTTAAAGACCCCGCAGAGGCCGGAGTCGCAACATCAATGTATAGCGTAATATCTAACGTAGGCGTAGCCTTCATTCCAGTATTTCTTGGCAGTTTATTTTCAGATTCCAGGACGATAGTAATTGCTGGCATCATAGTCATAATCATGGAACTAACAGCAGGTCTACTTTCATTTACGCTAAAGACAAGGAGCTAA
- a CDS encoding DUF5658 family protein, whose product MIPPYNILLFYGFQFDDYFTTILGLKLGAEEMNPFASSLINPFILAMYKFGLSTLALLLAVMFPELEILIYADTILESIITSNNIYALYKAKKKIYK is encoded by the coding sequence ATGATCCCTCCTTATAACATACTACTATTCTATGGTTTCCAGTTCGACGACTATTTCACTACTATACTAGGCCTAAAGTTAGGCGCAGAGGAAATGAATCCATTTGCTTCGTCTCTTATTAACCCCTTCATACTGGCTATGTATAAATTCGGTCTATCAACGTTAGCTTTACTCTTAGCTGTCATGTTCCCGGAACTAGAGATCTTAATCTATGCCGACACAATTCTGGAATCTATAATAACTTCAAATAACATCTATGCATTATACAAGGCTAAAAAGAAGATTTATAAATAG
- a CDS encoding AbrB/MazE/SpoVT family DNA-binding domain-containing protein — protein MYKLKIHKKGIIVIPKEIRDKLNLKEGDEVNAVFDDEGIYIFPKEDIRKFFGSDKDALKALEILEEERRKEGST, from the coding sequence ATGTATAAGCTTAAGATTCACAAGAAAGGTATCATAGTAATTCCGAAGGAAATAAGGGATAAGCTGAACTTGAAAGAAGGTGATGAGGTTAACGCGGTCTTTGACGACGAGGGAATTTACATTTTTCCTAAAGAGGACATAAGGAAGTTCTTCGGCAGTGATAAGGATGCTTTAAAAGCCCTTGAAATTCTTGAGGAGGAGAGGAGAAAGGAAGGCAGTACTTGA
- a CDS encoding type II toxin-antitoxin system VapC family toxin produces the protein MRRRGERKAVLDASALILYFYGNKEVKDVIENNEDYVNTVNLTEFLYAYTKVKGWKEALYKYTLVRNSFKILDISDEIIRISAKLKIKYNLSLGDSFLLSSAKSINGVAVTSDHELKKVNEVKVKLVTVRSN, from the coding sequence TTGAGGAGGAGAGGAGAAAGGAAGGCAGTACTTGATGCCTCTGCTCTCATTCTTTATTTTTACGGTAATAAGGAGGTAAAAGATGTTATAGAAAATAACGAAGACTACGTAAACACCGTTAACCTAACTGAGTTCCTTTATGCTTATACTAAGGTAAAGGGGTGGAAGGAAGCCCTCTATAAGTACACTCTAGTGAGGAATTCTTTTAAGATCTTGGACATAAGTGACGAAATAATTAGGATTTCAGCAAAGTTGAAGATTAAGTATAACCTCTCCCTTGGAGATTCCTTCCTCTTATCTTCTGCTAAGAGCATTAACGGAGTCGCGGTAACTAGTGATCATGAACTTAAGAAAGTTAATGAAGTTAAGGTTAAGCTTGTCACTGTTAGAAGTAATTGA
- a CDS encoding sulfocyanin has protein sequence MDAKKVVLLGLSIIIIIIGGVFFGMAMMHTTTSSTSSTSSTHTSTSSSTTTTSSSTSTSSSSSSSYVWG, from the coding sequence ATGGACGCAAAAAAGGTAGTCCTCCTAGGGCTTTCTATAATAATCATAATAATAGGAGGAGTATTCTTCGGAATGGCAATGATGCACACAACTACGAGTAGTACATCATCAACCAGCAGTACGCATACAAGCACTTCGTCATCAACAACCACTACTTCATCATCAACCAGTACTTCATCTAGTTCCTCATCAAGTTACGTGTGGGGATAA
- the fdhD gene encoding formate dehydrogenase accessory sulfurtransferase FdhD, with product MQIKKINLERIREEENIEGEDYIAVEEPMHLKVCKDSCETFAVVMRTPGNDKELSLGFLYSEGVINGIEDVKKVVERGSNTVEVWVNRLSGVKARDIIVNSSCGVCGRALLYTISILKSNLKVHRKVIFSLPEILRENQNAFNVTGGLHAAALFNSSGKLLKIYEDVGRHNAVDKIVGSLLLEKGVPADECILLVSGRLGYEIVSKGIKAGIPIIAGISAPTSLAVQMAEEARVTLIGFLRGDSFNIYSHTERII from the coding sequence GTGCAAATAAAGAAAATAAACCTTGAGAGAATAAGGGAAGAAGAGAACATAGAAGGAGAGGATTACATAGCTGTAGAGGAACCAATGCACTTGAAGGTGTGTAAGGACAGTTGTGAGACTTTCGCCGTGGTAATGCGGACTCCTGGAAACGATAAGGAACTTTCTTTGGGGTTCCTTTACTCAGAGGGAGTAATAAACGGTATTGAGGACGTGAAAAAAGTGGTAGAAAGAGGAAGCAACACAGTAGAGGTATGGGTAAACAGGCTTTCAGGAGTAAAGGCTAGGGACATTATTGTAAATTCCAGTTGTGGCGTCTGCGGAAGGGCATTACTTTATACAATTTCAATTCTTAAAAGCAACCTGAAGGTTCATAGGAAAGTAATCTTTTCCCTCCCAGAAATACTGAGGGAAAATCAGAACGCTTTTAACGTGACTGGTGGGCTCCATGCTGCTGCACTTTTTAACTCATCTGGTAAGCTGTTAAAGATATATGAAGACGTAGGGAGGCATAACGCTGTAGATAAAATCGTAGGAAGTTTATTGCTGGAGAAAGGGGTTCCTGCAGACGAATGTATACTCCTAGTCAGCGGTAGATTAGGGTACGAAATAGTAAGCAAAGGAATAAAGGCAGGAATACCGATAATAGCTGGAATCTCCGCACCTACAAGCTTAGCAGTTCAAATGGCTGAGGAAGCTAGAGTGACTCTTATAGGTTTCCTAAGAGGTGACAGTTTTAATATTTACTCACATACAGAAAGAATAATATAG
- a CDS encoding DUF1641 domain-containing protein — MEEEGVQTADELIEDIINNKEAIESLLKFVRALQRTGILPFLVGVTEKLDENLALLSEQEIVKNLSVIYGVLSGKEEVGEIKFSDIFKELQDPDVRRGIFLILKVLKAIGSANKENKP; from the coding sequence ATGGAAGAGGAAGGAGTTCAAACCGCTGACGAGTTAATTGAGGATATAATAAATAATAAGGAAGCAATAGAGAGCCTTCTGAAGTTTGTCAGAGCACTCCAAAGGACAGGGATATTACCTTTCTTGGTAGGAGTTACGGAAAAACTGGACGAGAACCTAGCCCTTCTTTCAGAACAGGAAATTGTAAAGAATCTGAGCGTTATATACGGTGTCCTCAGCGGAAAGGAAGAAGTAGGAGAAATAAAGTTTTCAGACATATTTAAGGAACTCCAAGACCCTGACGTTAGGAGAGGAATATTCTTGATCCTAAAGGTGCTTAAGGCGATAGGAAGTGCAAATAAAGAAAATAAACCTTGA